The following proteins come from a genomic window of Rattus norvegicus strain BN/NHsdMcwi chromosome 8, GRCr8, whole genome shotgun sequence:
- the Aph1b gene encoding gamma-secretase subunit APH-1B: MTAPVFFGCAFIAFGPALALYLFTIATDPLRVIFLIAGAFFWLVSLLLSSVFWFLVRVITDNRDGPVQNYLLIFGVLLSVCIQELFRLAYYRLLKKASEGLKSINPEETAPSMRLLAYVSGLGFGIMSGVFSFVNTLSNALGPGTVGIHGDSPQFFLNSAFMTLVIIMLHVFWGIVFFDGCEKNKWYILLTVLLTHLLVSTQTLLSPHYEVNLVTAYIIMVLMGIWAFCVAGGSRRSLKLCLLCQDKDFLLYNQRSR; this comes from the exons ATGACAGCGCCCGTGTTCTTCGGTTGCGCCTTCATCGCCTTCGGGCCCGCGCTCGCTCTCTACCTCTTCACCATCGCCACCGACCCTTTGCGAGTCATCTTCCTCATCGCCGG tgccttcttctggttgGTGTCTCTGCTGCTTTCGTCTGTTTTCTGGTTCCTAGTGAGAGTCATCACTGACAACAGAGATGGACCAGTACAGAATTACCTGCTCATCTTTGGAGTGTTGCTCTCTGTCTGTATCCAAGAGCTGTTCAGGCTCGCATATTATAGGCTGTTAAA AAAAGCCAGCGAGGGTTTGAAAAGCATAAACCCTGAGGAGACAGCACCTTCGATGCGACTGTTGGCCTATG tTTCTGGCTTGGGCTTTGGAATCATGAGTGGAGTGTTTTCCTTTGTGAACACCCTGTCTAATGCCTTGGGGCCAGGCACAGTGGGCATTCATGGTGATTCTCCTCAGTTCTTCCTTAATTCAG CTTTCATGACGCTGGTTATCATAATGCTGCACGTGTTCTGGGGCATCGTGTTTTTTGACGGCTGTGAGAAGAATAAGTGGTACATCCTCCTCACAGTTCTCCTGACCCACCTGCTGGTGTCCACCCAG ACTTTACTAAGTCCTCACTATGAAGTGAATCTGGTGACAGCATATATAATCATGGTGCTCATGGGCATCTGGGCATTCTGTGTTGCTGGAGGCAGCCGCCGAAGCCTGAAACTCTGTCTGCTCTGCCAAGACAAGGACTTTCTTCTTTACAACCAGCGCTCCAGATAA
- the Aph1b gene encoding gamma-secretase subunit APH-1B isoform X1: protein MTAPVFFGCAFIAFGPALALYLFTIATDPLRVIFLIAGAFFWLVSLLLSSVFWFLVRVITDNRDGPVQNYLLIFGVLLSVCIQELFRLAYYRLLKKASEGLKSINPEETAPSMRLLAYVSGLGFGIMSGVFSFVNTLSNALGPGTVGIHGDSPQFFLNSVPISASPVDISAVSLSSESILRAASKLIFPV from the exons ATGACAGCGCCCGTGTTCTTCGGTTGCGCCTTCATCGCCTTCGGGCCCGCGCTCGCTCTCTACCTCTTCACCATCGCCACCGACCCTTTGCGAGTCATCTTCCTCATCGCCGG tgccttcttctggttgGTGTCTCTGCTGCTTTCGTCTGTTTTCTGGTTCCTAGTGAGAGTCATCACTGACAACAGAGATGGACCAGTACAGAATTACCTGCTCATCTTTGGAGTGTTGCTCTCTGTCTGTATCCAAGAGCTGTTCAGGCTCGCATATTATAGGCTGTTAAA AAAAGCCAGCGAGGGTTTGAAAAGCATAAACCCTGAGGAGACAGCACCTTCGATGCGACTGTTGGCCTATG tTTCTGGCTTGGGCTTTGGAATCATGAGTGGAGTGTTTTCCTTTGTGAACACCCTGTCTAATGCCTTGGGGCCAGGCACAGTGGGCATTCATGGTGATTCTCCTCAGTTCTTCCTTAATTCAG TTCCAATCTCAGCCTCTCCTGTGGACATCAGTGCTGTCAGCCTCTCAAGTGAATCCATTCTCCGTGCAGCCAGCAAGTTAATCTTCCCCGTTTGA